The following are from one region of the Salvia splendens isolate huo1 chromosome 2, SspV2, whole genome shotgun sequence genome:
- the LOC121792831 gene encoding uncharacterized protein LOC121792831 isoform X3 — protein sequence MESTFVNQLYKSIEMFGLQSYTSSSLRSKPLKQKQTSTRTTGQFKVHRDGFWSKVDFQKDESEHDQREEGKVPFSSPWIQRYRNSKIQATKRCPSSSAKAPLATTHTSNLSPSRENDNGDNIEMSDQNFNDEAVTEEPSAKIDKYEDNKKQ from the exons ATGGAATCAACATTTGTCAACCAGCTATACAAGTCAATAGAGATGTTTGGCTTGCAGTCTTATACAAGCTCTTCATTGCGATCAAAACCTCTCAAGCAAAAGCAGACGAGCACCCGAACTACTGGACAG TTTAAGGTTCACCGAGATGGATTTTGGTCTAAAGTTGACTTCCAGAAGGATGAATCTGAACACGACCAAAGAGAGGAGGGTAAAGTTCCATTCTCAAGTCCCTGGATTCAGCGCTATCGGAACTCAAAAATACAGGCAACCAAAAGGTGTCCATCTTCGTCTGCTAAAGCCCCTTTAGCAACAACGCATACGAGCAACTTGTCACCTTCACGCGAAAATGACAATGGCGATAATATAG AGATGTCAGATCAGAACTTCAACGATGAAGCTGTTACAGAAGAGCCTTCTGCCAAGATAGACAAATACGAAGACAACAAGAAGCAATGA
- the LOC121792831 gene encoding cold-regulated protein 27-like isoform X1, with translation MDSSELPSRNSVEQEETSKLVCQERELVAQEWTDEKHCLFLKSMESTFVNQLYKSIEMFGLQSYTSSSLRSKPLKQKQTSTRTTGQFKVHRDGFWSKVDFQKDESEHDQREEGKVPFSSPWIQRYRNSKIQATKRCPSSSAKAPLATTHTSNLSPSRENDNGDNIEMSDQNFNDEAVTEEPSAKIDKYEDNKKQ, from the exons ATGGATTCATCTGAGTTACCCTCTAGAAATTCTGTCGAGCAAGAAGAGACTTCCAAATTAGTG TGTCAGGAAAGAGAGCTGGTGGCACAGGAATGGACAGACGAGAAacactgcttgtttcttaaatCTATGGAATCAACATTTGTCAACCAGCTATACAAGTCAATAGAGATGTTTGGCTTGCAGTCTTATACAAGCTCTTCATTGCGATCAAAACCTCTCAAGCAAAAGCAGACGAGCACCCGAACTACTGGACAG TTTAAGGTTCACCGAGATGGATTTTGGTCTAAAGTTGACTTCCAGAAGGATGAATCTGAACACGACCAAAGAGAGGAGGGTAAAGTTCCATTCTCAAGTCCCTGGATTCAGCGCTATCGGAACTCAAAAATACAGGCAACCAAAAGGTGTCCATCTTCGTCTGCTAAAGCCCCTTTAGCAACAACGCATACGAGCAACTTGTCACCTTCACGCGAAAATGACAATGGCGATAATATAG AGATGTCAGATCAGAACTTCAACGATGAAGCTGTTACAGAAGAGCCTTCTGCCAAGATAGACAAATACGAAGACAACAAGAAGCAATGA
- the LOC121792831 gene encoding cold-regulated protein 27-like isoform X2 — protein sequence MDSSELPSRNSVEQEETSKLVERELVAQEWTDEKHCLFLKSMESTFVNQLYKSIEMFGLQSYTSSSLRSKPLKQKQTSTRTTGQFKVHRDGFWSKVDFQKDESEHDQREEGKVPFSSPWIQRYRNSKIQATKRCPSSSAKAPLATTHTSNLSPSRENDNGDNIEMSDQNFNDEAVTEEPSAKIDKYEDNKKQ from the exons ATGGATTCATCTGAGTTACCCTCTAGAAATTCTGTCGAGCAAGAAGAGACTTCCAAATTAGTG GAAAGAGAGCTGGTGGCACAGGAATGGACAGACGAGAAacactgcttgtttcttaaatCTATGGAATCAACATTTGTCAACCAGCTATACAAGTCAATAGAGATGTTTGGCTTGCAGTCTTATACAAGCTCTTCATTGCGATCAAAACCTCTCAAGCAAAAGCAGACGAGCACCCGAACTACTGGACAG TTTAAGGTTCACCGAGATGGATTTTGGTCTAAAGTTGACTTCCAGAAGGATGAATCTGAACACGACCAAAGAGAGGAGGGTAAAGTTCCATTCTCAAGTCCCTGGATTCAGCGCTATCGGAACTCAAAAATACAGGCAACCAAAAGGTGTCCATCTTCGTCTGCTAAAGCCCCTTTAGCAACAACGCATACGAGCAACTTGTCACCTTCACGCGAAAATGACAATGGCGATAATATAG AGATGTCAGATCAGAACTTCAACGATGAAGCTGTTACAGAAGAGCCTTCTGCCAAGATAGACAAATACGAAGACAACAAGAAGCAATGA
- the LOC121792833 gene encoding sterol carrier protein 2-like, translated as MATQLKSDALMEQMKLHMSTDAGKELTKKIGLVYQINIAPKKIGFNEKSFVVDLKKGEVKEGAYEDGKPDATFSFTDDDFLKVASGKMNPQIAFMRGAIKIKGSISAAQKFTPDIFPKPSKM; from the exons ATGGCTACTCAGCTGAAATCCGACGCCCTCATGGAGCAGATGAAGCTCCACATGTCCACTGACGCCGGAAAAGAGCTCACCAAGAAAATCGGCCTCGTCTATCAGATCAATATTGCCCCCAAG AAAATTGGGTTCAATGAGAAGTCTTTCGTGGTGGATTTGAAGAAAGGAGAAGTTAAAGAAG GAGCATATGAAGATGGGAAGCCGGATGCAACTTTCTCGTTTACAGATGATGATTTTCTAAAGGTCGCGAGTGGGAAGATGAATCCTCAAATTGCTTTCATGAG GGGTGCGATCAAGATAAAAGGAAGTATCAGTGCAGCACAGAAGTTTACTCCTGACATTTTCCCCAAGCCATCGAAGATGTGA
- the LOC121792832 gene encoding coenzyme Q-binding protein COQ10 homolog, mitochondrial-like: MPPFNSAPRALARLVALRNPSRRRTRNYPSFSQVRPSSNIAGNNAFSPEENRRHGNYSFLGSANSSRICNFVHQKRGFLGCGDGEEGGMLSKVHQEKRVLGYSPEQLFNVVAAVDMYEDFLPWCQRSQIICQNPDGSFDAELEIGFKFFVESYTSHVELTKPKSIKTTSSQTSLFEHLINVWEFSPGPVPGSCSLYFMVDFKFQSPLYRQVANMFFKEVVSRLVGSFNDRCRQIYGPGVQVLENIYDH, translated from the exons ATGCCTCCGTTCAATTCCGCACCGAGGGCGCTGGCGCGTTTGGTAGCGCTCCGTAATCCATCGCGGCGGCGCACGAGAAATTATCCTAGCTTCAGCCAGGTTCGGCCTTCGAGTAATATCGCTGGGAACAATGCATTTTCTCCAGAGGAAAATCGGCGTCACGGGAATTATAGTTTCCTAGGTTCTGCAAATTCGTCGCGTATTTGTAATTTTGTTCACCAAAAGAGAGGCTTTTTGGGATGCGGTGATGGCGAGGAGGGTGGTATGCTATCAAAAGTGCACCAGGAAAAGCGTGTGTTGGG ATATTCACCTGAACAGTTGTTCAATGTGGTTGCTGCGGTTGACATGTATGAAGATTTTCTTCCTTGGTGTCAGCGCTCACAGATAATTTGCCAGAACCCTGATGGAAGTTTTGATGCGGAGTTAGAAATTGgctttaaattttttgttgaaAGTTATACATCTCATGTGGAGTTAACAAAACCAAAATCCATTAAG ACGACTTCATCCCAAACTAGCCTTTTTGAACATTTGATTAATGTCTGGGAGTTTTCCCCTGGACCCGTTCCTGGAAGTTGCAGCCTCTATTTCATGGTGGACTTCAAGTTTCAATCGCCACTTTATCGACAA GTTGCCAATATGTTCTTCAAAGAAGTGGTTTCTCGGCTTGTTGGTTCGTTCAACGATCGATGTAGACAAATATATGGACCTGGGGTTCAAGTTCTTGAAAATATCTATGATCACTGA